The Natrinema salifodinae genome includes a window with the following:
- a CDS encoding alpha/beta fold hydrolase: MAELALADGTIWYETVGDGPPLVFVHGGWMNGRAWNPQVDRFADEYRVVTLDVRGHGETGVTELDRYSIELFTDDLEALLAHLEIDRPLLCGLSLGSMVVQEYLDRHPERSDGAAGAILGGAVRSMPPVDLPTPLKPFWSPLPALSASLSLSGPERTFRTMLRSIQATTGERWLSVDPEVRADAIADVGDIAANEFLKIFGALYRYDPPALTDVETPTLVVHGDQEAPPVKRQGRQIASAVADGECLVLSESGHLVNRDRPRTFNAATAAFLDGLAAA; the protein is encoded by the coding sequence ATGGCGGAACTCGCACTCGCGGACGGGACGATCTGGTACGAGACGGTTGGCGACGGTCCGCCGCTGGTGTTCGTTCACGGCGGCTGGATGAACGGGCGGGCCTGGAACCCGCAGGTCGATCGCTTCGCCGACGAGTACCGGGTCGTCACGCTCGACGTTCGGGGCCACGGCGAGACCGGCGTCACCGAACTGGACCGGTACTCGATCGAACTCTTCACCGACGACCTCGAGGCGCTGCTCGCCCACCTCGAGATCGACCGGCCGCTCCTCTGTGGCCTCTCGCTAGGATCGATGGTCGTCCAGGAGTATCTGGATCGCCATCCCGAGCGTTCCGACGGCGCGGCGGGTGCGATTCTCGGCGGCGCGGTCCGCTCGATGCCGCCGGTCGACCTGCCGACGCCACTGAAGCCGTTCTGGTCGCCGCTGCCCGCGCTGTCCGCGTCGCTGTCGCTGTCCGGACCGGAGCGGACGTTCCGAACGATGCTGCGATCGATTCAGGCGACGACCGGCGAGCGGTGGCTGTCCGTCGATCCCGAGGTCAGGGCCGACGCGATCGCCGACGTCGGCGACATCGCTGCGAACGAATTCCTGAAAATCTTCGGTGCGCTCTACCGCTACGACCCGCCCGCGCTAACCGACGTCGAGACGCCGACGCTCGTCGTCCACGGCGATCAGGAGGCTCCGCCGGTTAAGCGCCAGGGTCGGCAGATCGCCTCGGCCGTCGCCGACGGCGAGTGCCTGGTGCTGTCGGAGTCGGGCCATCTCGTCAATCGGGATCGGCCGCGAACGTTCAACGCGGCGACGGCCGCATTTCTAGACGGCCTGGCCGCGGCGTGA
- a CDS encoding MaoC family dehydratase: protein MSSHHPDTDTANAAHATDHWTNVSKHVFNSYVEANNALLAAMGLSSSVDDDPSRTVPDDDTTVSSSVAEVSFGDESWIMERSTDDYDSLGVGDYVRFSKPIVDADVTAFSQVSGDTNRLHLEPDFAENTRFGGRIAHGTLVAGTISAALARFPGVTIYLSQDLSFTGPVEIGDTVTAECEIVEALGGDRYRLHTTVIGEDDETVIDGEAVVIINDGPDVDV from the coding sequence ATGAGCAGTCACCATCCGGATACCGACACCGCCAACGCGGCTCACGCGACCGACCACTGGACGAACGTCTCGAAACACGTGTTCAATAGCTACGTCGAGGCCAACAACGCACTCCTCGCCGCGATGGGGCTCAGCAGTTCCGTGGACGACGACCCGTCTCGGACGGTCCCGGACGACGACACGACAGTATCGTCGTCGGTCGCCGAAGTCTCGTTCGGCGACGAGAGCTGGATCATGGAACGGTCGACGGACGACTACGACTCGCTCGGCGTCGGTGACTACGTCCGCTTCAGCAAGCCGATCGTCGACGCCGACGTCACCGCCTTTTCCCAGGTATCCGGCGACACGAACCGGCTCCACCTCGAGCCCGACTTCGCCGAAAACACCCGGTTCGGCGGCCGGATCGCCCACGGAACGCTCGTCGCCGGGACGATCAGCGCCGCACTGGCGCGGTTTCCGGGCGTGACGATCTACCTCTCGCAGGACCTGTCGTTCACCGGTCCGGTCGAGATCGGCGACACTGTCACCGCCGAGTGCGAGATCGTCGAGGCCCTCGGCGGCGACCGATACCGATTGCACACGACCGTCATCGGCGAGGACGACGAGACGGTCATCGACGGCGAGGCCGTCGTCATCATCAACGACGGCCCCGACGTCGACGTGTAG
- a CDS encoding uracil-xanthine permease family protein, whose translation MTGDESATDDAVGSDIEYGIDERPPIHESFVLGMQHYLTMVGANIAVPLILANAMGMPPGVTARFIGTFFVVSGIATLAQTTFGNRYPIVQGAPFSMLAPALAIVGVVTAGGVQGQPGWEAALLQLQGAIIVAAIVEVAMGYFGLVGKLRRYLSPVVVAPTIALIGLSLFNSPQITTPNQSWLLLALTLGLILLFSQYLDVKHRAFRLYPVILALGIAWAVAAALSIFGVIGSGHPGYVALGDITETQPFFPIYPFQWGTPEITTAFVVGMFAGVLASIVESIGDYYAVANLTGSGAPSERRINHGIGMEGLMNVFSGVMGTAGSTSYSENIGAIGLTGVASRYVVQFGAVVMLFVGFIGYFGQLIATIPDPIVGGLFIAMFGQIVAVGISNLRHVDLDSSRNAFIIGFALFVGLAIPAYMGNFETTLEFRQAVGLEGAIASVVDATGAAGTTATWIEAAGQAVVDTVYIIGSTGMAVGGIAALFFDNTIPGTREERGLAEWERITEDESEFESFWDRWIGGEAGGDR comes from the coding sequence ATGACGGGGGACGAGTCAGCGACCGACGACGCCGTCGGGTCCGATATCGAATACGGGATCGACGAGCGGCCGCCGATACACGAATCGTTCGTACTGGGGATGCAACACTACCTGACGATGGTCGGCGCGAACATCGCGGTCCCGCTGATCCTGGCGAACGCGATGGGGATGCCCCCCGGTGTGACGGCCAGGTTCATCGGCACGTTCTTCGTCGTTTCCGGAATCGCGACGCTCGCCCAGACGACGTTCGGAAACCGGTACCCGATCGTCCAGGGCGCGCCGTTCTCGATGCTCGCGCCGGCACTGGCCATCGTCGGCGTCGTCACCGCCGGCGGCGTCCAAGGCCAACCCGGATGGGAAGCCGCGCTCTTGCAGTTACAGGGCGCGATCATCGTCGCCGCGATCGTCGAGGTCGCGATGGGCTACTTCGGCCTGGTCGGGAAGCTCCGCCGGTACCTCTCGCCGGTGGTCGTCGCGCCGACGATCGCGCTGATCGGCCTCTCGCTGTTCAACTCGCCCCAGATCACGACGCCGAACCAGAGCTGGCTGTTGCTCGCGCTCACGCTCGGCCTCATCCTGCTGTTCTCCCAGTACCTCGACGTCAAGCACAGGGCGTTCCGCCTGTACCCGGTCATCCTGGCACTGGGCATCGCCTGGGCCGTCGCCGCGGCGCTGTCGATATTCGGAGTGATCGGCAGCGGCCACCCGGGGTACGTCGCTCTCGGCGACATCACCGAGACGCAGCCGTTCTTCCCGATCTACCCCTTCCAGTGGGGGACGCCCGAGATCACGACCGCGTTCGTCGTCGGAATGTTCGCCGGCGTGTTGGCCTCGATCGTCGAGAGCATCGGCGACTACTACGCGGTGGCGAACCTGACCGGCTCCGGCGCGCCCAGCGAGCGCCGGATCAACCACGGCATCGGGATGGAGGGACTGATGAACGTCTTCTCGGGCGTGATGGGCACCGCCGGCTCGACTTCCTACTCCGAGAACATCGGCGCAATCGGACTGACCGGCGTCGCCTCGCGGTACGTCGTCCAGTTCGGCGCCGTCGTCATGCTGTTCGTCGGCTTCATCGGCTACTTCGGCCAGCTGATCGCGACGATCCCGGACCCGATCGTCGGCGGCCTGTTCATCGCCATGTTCGGCCAGATCGTCGCCGTCGGAATCTCGAACCTGCGCCACGTCGACCTCGACTCCTCGCGCAACGCCTTCATCATCGGCTTCGCGCTGTTTGTCGGCCTGGCGATCCCGGCGTACATGGGCAACTTCGAGACCACGCTCGAGTTCCGCCAGGCCGTCGGGCTCGAGGGGGCGATCGCGTCGGTGGTCGACGCGACCGGCGCCGCGGGAACGACCGCGACCTGGATCGAAGCCGCCGGCCAGGCCGTCGTCGACACGGTCTACATCATCGGCTCGACCGGGATGGCCGTCGGCGGGATCGCGGCGCTGTTCTTCGACAACACGATCCCGGGAACCCGCGAGGAACGCGGTCTCGCGGAGTGGGAGCGCATCACCGAAGACGAGTCCGAGTTCGAGTCGTTCTGGGACCGCTGGATCGGCGGCGAGGCGGGCGGTGACCGCTGA
- a CDS encoding VWA domain-containing protein, which yields MVVEAGDKKLSSLPFPAIVGQDDLKRVLLAVAADDGLDGALIVGEKGTAKSTAVRALVDLLPEQRAVADCPYGCAPDDPSLQCADCRERDPEELPIETRPVPLVTLPLGATRDRVVGTLSIEDALAGQADFDPGLLARANRGILYVDEVNLLDDHLVDVILDAAASGVNTVERDGISVSHPANVTLIGTMNPEEGDLRPQLRDRFALRATVEGCREIDDRVEIIDRALATDDGTDPRTEYADEVAALREDLTAARDRRSDVALPTEFKEEIADLCLEAGVDGHRGDVATARTAMTLAALEGRTTVIESDVHEAATYALPHRLRSTPFEDEPDLDELLEDRFDEQSPEREDGEEPDSDGGDADDENGDGNDGDESNPESGDGDETGDRDEGDGADDDSGDRADGGDSESEPDSDGDGAGPDQGPTEDERSTAGDQAQAPAETGAGNSEGNAGDRASGSESDSGESSEGGEEDETAQPLVPGQQRAGIGEATAPEIETPSAEGNTGDAATGSRANTTPSADNRGARVRTEPASGDGPIDAAASVRSAAARGESRVETEDLRRSVRAGETSVTIVFAVDASASMRPAMRTAKGVVLELLRDSYEHRDEVAFVAFAGEDADVLLPPTDSVSLAARHLKDLPSGDRTPLPAGLETSRRVVERADTDAAVVVLVTDGRATVADGSPTADTRAAACALAATDARVIVVDAGDDSRAGLTETVAGETGGDLVDLAALSTERVRAAAERAASEDRT from the coding sequence ATGGTTGTAGAGGCCGGAGACAAAAAGCTATCGTCACTCCCCTTTCCGGCGATCGTCGGACAGGACGACCTGAAGCGCGTGCTGTTGGCCGTCGCGGCCGACGACGGCCTCGACGGGGCCCTGATCGTCGGGGAGAAGGGAACCGCGAAGTCGACCGCCGTCCGGGCGCTGGTGGATCTCCTGCCCGAGCAGCGGGCCGTCGCGGACTGCCCGTACGGCTGCGCACCGGACGATCCGAGCCTGCAGTGTGCGGACTGCCGCGAGCGCGATCCCGAAGAGCTACCGATCGAGACCAGGCCTGTCCCGCTCGTGACCCTACCGCTGGGCGCGACCCGCGACCGGGTCGTCGGCACCCTCTCGATCGAGGACGCGCTGGCCGGCCAGGCCGACTTCGATCCCGGCCTGTTGGCCCGCGCGAACCGCGGGATCCTCTACGTCGACGAGGTCAACCTGCTGGACGATCACCTGGTCGACGTCATCCTGGATGCGGCCGCCAGCGGCGTCAACACCGTCGAGCGCGACGGGATCAGCGTCTCCCACCCCGCGAACGTCACCCTGATCGGCACGATGAACCCCGAGGAGGGCGACCTGCGGCCCCAACTGCGCGACCGGTTCGCACTCCGAGCGACCGTCGAGGGCTGTCGCGAGATCGACGACCGCGTCGAGATCATCGACCGCGCGCTCGCGACCGACGACGGAACGGACCCGCGGACGGAGTACGCCGACGAGGTCGCGGCGCTGCGCGAGGACCTGACCGCCGCCCGCGACCGGCGCTCGGACGTCGCCCTCCCGACCGAGTTCAAGGAGGAGATCGCCGACCTCTGCCTCGAGGCCGGCGTCGACGGCCACCGCGGGGACGTGGCGACGGCCCGGACCGCCATGACCTTGGCCGCACTCGAGGGCCGAACGACGGTTATCGAGTCCGACGTCCACGAGGCCGCCACCTACGCGCTGCCCCACCGACTCCGGAGCACCCCGTTCGAGGACGAACCCGATCTCGACGAGTTGCTCGAGGATCGGTTCGACGAGCAGTCCCCCGAGCGGGAAGACGGCGAGGAACCCGACTCCGATGGAGGCGACGCCGACGATGAGAACGGCGACGGGAACGACGGTGACGAATCGAACCCCGAGTCCGGGGACGGAGACGAGACGGGCGATCGGGACGAGGGGGACGGTGCCGACGACGACAGTGGTGATCGCGCCGACGGCGGCGATTCGGAGAGCGAGCCCGATTCCGACGGCGACGGAGCGGGTCCCGATCAGGGGCCGACGGAGGACGAGCGATCGACGGCGGGCGACCAGGCGCAGGCGCCGGCCGAAACCGGCGCCGGAAATTCGGAGGGGAACGCGGGCGATCGGGCCTCAGGGTCCGAGTCCGATTCCGGCGAGTCGAGCGAAGGCGGCGAGGAGGACGAGACGGCCCAACCGTTGGTCCCGGGCCAGCAGCGGGCCGGAATCGGCGAGGCCACGGCGCCCGAAATCGAGACGCCGTCCGCCGAGGGCAACACCGGCGACGCGGCGACAGGCTCGCGCGCGAACACAACGCCGAGTGCGGACAACCGGGGGGCCCGAGTCCGCACCGAACCCGCGTCGGGTGACGGTCCGATCGACGCCGCGGCGTCCGTTCGCTCGGCGGCGGCTCGCGGCGAGTCGCGGGTCGAGACGGAGGATCTCCGCCGGTCCGTTCGCGCCGGCGAGACGTCGGTGACGATCGTCTTCGCGGTCGACGCCAGCGCCTCGATGCGGCCGGCGATGCGGACCGCCAAGGGGGTCGTCCTCGAGTTGCTGCGCGACAGCTACGAGCACCGCGACGAGGTCGCGTTCGTCGCCTTCGCCGGGGAGGACGCCGACGTCCTGTTGCCGCCGACCGACAGCGTTTCCCTGGCCGCGCGCCACCTCAAGGATCTTCCCTCGGGCGATCGAACACCGCTGCCGGCCGGCCTCGAGACCTCGCGGCGAGTCGTCGAGCGCGCCGACACCGATGCGGCGGTCGTCGTCCTCGTCACCGACGGCCGGGCGACCGTCGCCGACGGGAGTCCGACCGCCGACACGCGGGCCGCGGCCTGCGCGCTCGCGGCCACCGACGCACGGGTGATCGTCGTCGACGCCGGCGACGACTCTCGGGCGGGTCTCACGGAGACGGTCGCCGGCGAGACCGGGGGCGACCTGGTCGACCTGGCCGCGCTGTCGACCGAGCGGGTGCGGGCCGCCGCCGAGCGCGCGGCGTCCGAGGACCGGACCTAG
- a CDS encoding outer membrane protein assembly factor BamB family protein, with amino-acid sequence MTNDPHPVGGAAERPRSRRGVLRTIGTAAGASASLAGCLGQGWSGDEEIPLAETGREQTVPDGVAQFRHSLERWGYYPDVSVPDDVDQAWRLDRLNTGSHSAAKASAVPLPDGGVVFPGDTGYLIALDADGEERWRAGTDTDGRGIHGTPAVADGRAYIGAYDGALYAVDLETGDVVWRRDLGGAIGSSPLYHDGKIVMAVEYPDPDGSIFVLDADGGEVLWEDPERRPTDHPHSTPAIDSAAGRLVCGSNDGLLYGWSYPDLEFAWSFETESPGNAGEIKGPIATYDGGAYFGSWDHHVYRVDLEDGTEDWSFETGDLVMSGPAIDPDLNAVFVGSHDGNLYALDAGSGERYWSFETDRPITGCPTVCGDRVLVGSKDSGLYELEKRTGELVWERDHDGVVTSTPRVIDGAIYYAERAPNPPADAGSADAVDDDGGGYKLVAAE; translated from the coding sequence ATGACGAACGATCCGCACCCCGTCGGCGGGGCGGCCGAGCGACCCCGCAGTCGACGAGGCGTCCTCCGGACGATCGGCACCGCGGCCGGAGCGTCGGCCTCGCTCGCCGGCTGTCTCGGTCAGGGGTGGAGCGGCGACGAGGAGATCCCCCTCGCGGAGACCGGCCGTGAACAGACGGTTCCCGACGGCGTCGCCCAGTTCCGCCACTCGCTCGAGCGGTGGGGGTACTACCCCGACGTGTCGGTCCCCGACGACGTCGACCAGGCCTGGCGACTCGACCGGCTCAACACGGGCTCGCACTCCGCGGCGAAGGCCAGCGCCGTGCCCCTGCCCGACGGCGGGGTCGTCTTCCCAGGCGACACCGGCTACCTGATCGCCCTCGACGCCGACGGCGAGGAGCGCTGGCGCGCGGGGACCGACACCGACGGCCGAGGCATCCACGGGACGCCCGCGGTCGCCGACGGGCGAGCCTACATCGGTGCCTACGACGGCGCGCTCTACGCCGTCGACCTCGAGACGGGCGACGTCGTCTGGCGGCGCGATCTCGGAGGCGCCATCGGCTCGAGTCCGCTGTATCACGACGGGAAGATCGTTATGGCGGTCGAGTACCCCGATCCGGACGGGAGTATCTTCGTCCTCGACGCGGACGGCGGCGAGGTCCTCTGGGAGGACCCCGAGCGGCGGCCGACCGACCACCCCCACTCGACGCCGGCGATCGACTCCGCGGCCGGTCGCCTGGTCTGTGGCTCGAACGACGGCCTCCTGTACGGCTGGTCCTACCCCGATCTCGAGTTCGCCTGGTCGTTCGAGACCGAGAGCCCCGGCAACGCCGGCGAGATCAAGGGGCCGATCGCGACCTACGACGGCGGAGCCTACTTCGGCTCGTGGGACCACCACGTCTACCGGGTCGATCTCGAGGACGGCACCGAGGACTGGTCGTTCGAGACGGGCGACCTGGTGATGTCGGGCCCGGCGATCGATCCCGACCTGAACGCGGTGTTCGTCGGGAGCCACGACGGGAATCTGTACGCGCTCGACGCGGGGTCCGGCGAGCGCTACTGGTCGTTCGAGACCGATCGCCCGATCACGGGCTGTCCGACCGTCTGCGGCGACCGGGTGCTGGTCGGCTCGAAGGACAGCGGGCTCTACGAGCTCGAAAAGCGCACGGGCGAGTTGGTCTGGGAGCGCGACCACGACGGCGTGGTCACGAGCACGCCGCGCGTGATCGACGGCGCGATCTACTACGCCGAGCGTGCGCCGAACCCGCCGGCGGACGCGGGGTCGGCGGACGCCGTCGACGACGACGGCGGCGGGTACAAGCTCGTGGCCGCCGAGTGA